One Aquarana catesbeiana isolate 2022-GZ linkage group LG06, ASM4218655v1, whole genome shotgun sequence genomic region harbors:
- the LOC141147986 gene encoding natural cytotoxicity triggering receptor 3 ligand 1-like, whose protein sequence is MFLTCFLLLLYLQKTGHALQLIAPIAHRVMMGEDVNIPCSFTVNNPPINQTFLAITWYFQGKKIISVQNAIVKARDPRLSYSGRVEDGIADLSISNITIMDGGIYKCSILYTPKREEKEIRLELQAQPQINVKDKLVVKNKEGSLISVISGYYPVDIDIKWLRDGEILNNIVVGNPQRDLDGTYSVNSSVTLTPSEEDRERTFSCRVQHESLIAPLQEDFQLVYGANSPSYLKDNKDILNSMECVGVNEQS, encoded by the exons GTCATGCTCTGCAGCTGATTGCTCCAATAGCTCATCGGGTAATGATGGGGGAAGATGTGAACATTCCCTGCTCATTCACAGTCAATAACCCTCCTATCAATCAGACATTTCTTGCCATAACCTGGTACTTTCAGGGAAAGAAAATAATAAGTGTTCAGAATGCAATTGTGAAAGCGAGAGATCCTCGTCTGTCTTATTCAGGTCGGGTAGAAGATGGAATCGCCGATTTGTCCATATCAAATATAACTATAATGGATGGAGGGATCTATAAATGCTCCATACTGTACACCCCAAAGAGGGAGGAGAAAGAGATAAGACTAGAACTACAAG CTCAACCCCAGATCAACGTTAAGGACAAATTAGTTGTCAAAAATAAAGAAGGTTCCCTGATCAGTGTCATCTCTGGATACTACCCGGTGGACATTGACATTAAATGGCTTCGGGATGGAGAAATACTGAATAACATTGTGGTGGGAAACCCTCAGAGAGACCTGGATGGGACGTACAGTGTGAACAGCTCAGTGACCTTAACACCATCTGAGGAGGACAGAGAGCGGACCTTCTCCTGTAGAGTCCAACATGAGTCTCTTATTGCACCTCTCCAGGAAGACTTCCAGCTGGTGTATGGAG CTAACAGTCCATCCTATCTTAAGGATAATAAGGACATTCTAAATAGTATGGAATGTGTTGGAGTGAATGAACAAAGCTAA